From a region of the Candidatus Neomarinimicrobiota bacterium genome:
- a CDS encoding HU family DNA-binding protein translates to MDELDLIRAVSKECGLPQYQTYEILNSLASNIREMLRNQGSVTLSGLGTFYSSVQSRKNNKSLTAGEAIKYYVTHVPEFHPASKLLSTLED, encoded by the coding sequence ATGGACGAGTTAGACCTGATTCGCGCGGTATCAAAAGAATGCGGGTTACCACAATACCAGACGTACGAAATTCTCAATTCGTTAGCATCAAATATACGGGAAATGTTACGAAATCAAGGAAGCGTGACCCTATCCGGGTTGGGAACTTTTTACAGTTCTGTTCAATCAAGGAAAAACAATAAAAGTTTGACCGCCGGAGAGGCGATAAAGTACTACGTCACTCATGTCCCTGAGTTTCATCCGGCGTCCAAATTGTTGTCTACTTTGGAAGACTGA
- a CDS encoding TerB family tellurite resistance protein codes for MHKFEPKKAFIGLCIAMAGSDERIDMKEIAKLRELMARYGFSHSEVVREIEDFSKMNIEEALIYGRQCVKALPHLDEEMRDNLLISLAEIAFADSVYNEAQIRMLDSVKRRLNWGDENVSSMN; via the coding sequence ATGCATAAATTTGAGCCAAAAAAAGCATTTATAGGATTGTGTATTGCTATGGCGGGTAGTGACGAGCGAATTGATATGAAGGAGATTGCGAAGCTCAGGGAACTCATGGCAAGATACGGATTCTCTCACAGCGAAGTTGTCCGAGAAATTGAAGACTTTTCTAAGATGAACATCGAAGAGGCTCTGATTTACGGCAGACAGTGCGTTAAAGCTCTTCCACATTTGGATGAAGAAATGAGAGATAACCTCCTAATTTCCCTCGCAGAAATTGCCTTTGCGGATTCAGTCTATAATGAAGCTCAAATCAGGATGCTCGACAGTGTAAAACGCCGCTTGAATTGGGGGGATGAAAACGTGTCGAGTATGAATTAG